From one Alphaproteobacteria bacterium genomic stretch:
- a CDS encoding ATPase, T2SS/T4P/T4SS family, with the protein MLGQIFSGSKANGAAHGGGADHAHLEALRRDLKPLVFDHIKPSFARRLGRKELAGRITDVIMPVLDRDPEPLDLIALRELINMIAQDLLGATTDSLSEAESAQASIDAISQAAPAPGPRPKVNPHLEAITVEAPRAKQKPAPSGSGSARPISTPQATIASAMRQIKPILMERIDIETASALEPDILVRELDSVVAEIRDEIRLHLNANEHRDLVRAMVDDMVGLGPLEPLLADESVSDIMVNGPHQVYIERGGKLVLTDVKFVDNAHVMNVATRIVTRIGRRVDESNPICDARLLDGSRVNVIAPPLAIDGCSISIRKFSQKKLSLDSIGAGGGMSPGMVTTLKIASRSRLNIIVSGGTGSGKTTLLNALSELIDHGERIVTIEDAAELQLQQPHVIRLETRPASLEGTGEITMRDLVKNSLRMRPDRIILGEVRGPEAIDMLQAMNTGHDGSMCTLHANSPRDALTRMENMINMGTSNLPSKAIRHQIAGAVDLIVQASRMRDGRRRITNITEVIGMEGDVIVTQELFKFEFDGENDRGELKGNFKSAGMRPHFLPKADYYGLGQALLEVL; encoded by the coding sequence ATGCTTGGACAGATTTTCTCGGGCTCGAAGGCCAACGGCGCCGCGCATGGCGGCGGTGCGGACCACGCACACCTCGAGGCGCTGCGGCGCGACCTGAAGCCCCTGGTCTTCGACCATATCAAGCCGTCCTTCGCCCGGCGGCTCGGCCGCAAGGAGCTGGCCGGCCGGATCACCGACGTGATCATGCCGGTGCTGGACCGCGACCCCGAGCCGCTGGACCTGATCGCGCTGCGCGAGCTGATCAACATGATCGCGCAGGACCTGCTGGGCGCGACCACCGACTCGCTGTCGGAAGCGGAATCGGCGCAGGCCAGCATCGACGCGATCTCGCAGGCCGCACCGGCGCCCGGCCCCCGGCCCAAGGTCAACCCCCATCTCGAGGCGATCACGGTCGAGGCGCCGCGCGCGAAGCAGAAGCCGGCGCCGTCCGGCAGCGGCAGCGCGCGCCCGATCTCGACCCCGCAGGCCACCATCGCGTCGGCCATGCGCCAGATAAAGCCGATCCTGATGGAGCGGATCGACATCGAGACCGCGTCGGCGCTGGAGCCCGACATCCTGGTCCGCGAGCTCGACAGCGTCGTCGCCGAGATCCGCGACGAGATCCGGCTGCACCTGAACGCCAACGAGCACCGCGACCTGGTCCGCGCGATGGTCGACGACATGGTCGGCCTGGGACCGCTGGAGCCGCTGCTGGCCGACGAGTCGGTCAGCGACATCATGGTCAACGGCCCGCACCAGGTTTACATCGAGCGCGGCGGCAAGCTGGTGCTGACCGACGTCAAGTTCGTCGACAACGCCCATGTGATGAACGTGGCGACCCGGATCGTCACCCGCATCGGCCGCCGCGTCGACGAAAGCAACCCGATCTGCGACGCCCGCCTGCTCGACGGCTCCCGCGTCAACGTCATCGCCCCGCCGCTGGCCATCGACGGCTGCTCGATCTCGATTCGTAAGTTCTCCCAGAAGAAGCTGTCGCTCGACAGCATCGGCGCCGGCGGCGGCATGTCGCCGGGCATGGTCACCACGCTGAAGATCGCCTCGCGGTCCAGGCTCAACATCATCGTCTCCGGCGGTACCGGCTCCGGCAAGACCACGCTGCTGAACGCGCTGTCCGAACTGATCGACCACGGCGAGCGCATCGTCACCATCGAGGACGCGGCCGAACTGCAGCTGCAGCAGCCGCACGTGATCCGGCTGGAGACCCGGCCCGCCAGCCTGGAAGGCACCGGCGAGATCACCATGCGCGACCTGGTCAAGAACTCGCTGCGTATGCGCCCGGACCGCATCATCCTCGGCGAGGTGCGCGGACCCGAGGCGATCGACATGCTGCAGGCGATGAACACCGGCCACGACGGGTCGATGTGTACGCTGCACGCCAACTCGCCGCGCGACGCGCTGACCCGCATGGAAAACATGATCAACATGGGGACCAGCAACCTGCCGTCGAAGGCGATCCGCCACCAGATCGCCGGCGCGGTCGACCTGATCGTCCAGGCCAGCCGCATGCGCGACGGCCGCCGCCGCATCACCAACATTACCGAGGTGATCGGCATGGAGGGCGACGTGATCGTCACCCAGGAGCTGTTCAAGTTCGAATTCGACGGCGAGAACGACCGCGGCGAACTGAAGGGCAACTTCAAGAGCGCGGGCATGCGGCCGCATTTCCTGCCCAAGGCCGACTACTACGGGCTGGGGCAGGCCCTGCTGGAAGTGCTGTAA
- a CDS encoding type II secretion system F family protein gives MEELLNQEIAGIPVPLVLLGLGCMTLVMLVGLAVTAGGSSRSQRNKQANAIMRRLNGSAGGRRRGKMAEPTLRMRKADSGVDKAFGRFVPRPELVRRRLERAGLKISVGQYALLGLVLIGAFGLLIKVFVGLPMAAALLFGFVAALFVPHMVVGFMIGRRKNKFLKLFPEAIDLIVRGLKSGLPVTESMVGVGNEIADPVGIEFRRVTESIRFGKSMEESLWASANRLGLPEFKFFVISLAIQRETGGNLAETLGNLSDILRKRHQAKLKIKALSSEAKASAIIIGALPFIMFFLLNVVKAGYTDPLLTDPRGQVMLAGAIIWLSMGVLTMAKMVRFEI, from the coding sequence ATGGAAGAGCTACTCAACCAAGAGATCGCCGGCATCCCGGTCCCCCTGGTGCTGCTCGGCCTGGGCTGCATGACGCTGGTCATGCTGGTCGGGCTGGCGGTGACGGCCGGCGGGTCGAGCCGCAGCCAGCGCAACAAGCAGGCCAACGCCATCATGCGCCGCCTGAACGGCAGCGCCGGCGGCAGGCGCCGCGGCAAGATGGCGGAGCCGACGCTGCGCATGCGCAAGGCCGACAGCGGCGTCGACAAGGCGTTCGGCCGCTTCGTGCCGCGGCCGGAACTTGTCCGCCGCCGGCTGGAACGGGCCGGGCTGAAGATCTCGGTCGGCCAGTATGCGCTGCTCGGCCTGGTGCTGATCGGCGCGTTCGGGCTGCTGATCAAGGTTTTCGTCGGCCTGCCGATGGCGGCCGCGCTGCTGTTCGGCTTCGTCGCGGCGCTGTTCGTGCCGCACATGGTGGTCGGCTTCATGATCGGCCGGCGCAAGAACAAGTTCCTGAAGCTGTTCCCCGAGGCGATCGACCTGATCGTCCGCGGCCTGAAGTCGGGCCTGCCGGTCACCGAATCGATGGTCGGCGTCGGCAACGAGATCGCCGATCCGGTCGGCATCGAGTTCCGCCGCGTGACCGAGAGCATCCGCTTCGGCAAGTCGATGGAGGAGTCGCTGTGGGCCTCGGCCAACCGTCTCGGCCTGCCGGAATTCAAGTTCTTCGTCATCAGCCTGGCGATCCAGCGTGAGACCGGCGGCAACCTGGCCGAGACGCTGGGCAACCTCAGCGACATCCTGCGCAAGCGCCACCAGGCCAAGCTGAAGATCAAGGCGCTGTCGTCGGAAGCGAAGGCGAGCGCGATCATCATCGGCGCGCTGCCTTTCATCATGTTCTTCCTGCTGAACGTGGTGAAGGCCGGCTACACCGACCCGCTGCTCACCGACCCGCGCGGCCAGGTCATGCTGGCCGGCGCCATCATCTGGCTGTCGATGGGCGTGCTGACCATGGCCAAAATGGTGAGGTTCGAAATCTGA
- a CDS encoding Flp family type IVb pilin yields MTRLFKKFFAQEDGATAIEYGLIAALVSVAAITALGAMGDSLDSLFTTVSGELDTAVSGVGGEGGGE; encoded by the coding sequence ATGACCCGCCTGTTCAAGAAGTTTTTCGCCCAGGAAGACGGCGCGACCGCAATCGAGTACGGCCTGATCGCCGCGCTGGTTTCGGTTGCCGCGATCACCGCGCTGGGCGCGATGGGCGACTCGCTCGACTCGCTGTTCACCACCGTGTCCGGTGAGCTCGACACCGCGGTCAGCGGCGTCGGCGGCGAGGGCGGCGGCGAGTAA
- a CDS encoding prepilin peptidase produces the protein MTFQFEWLVIAAFAGIVAWAVINDCLAFRIPNVACVALVALYPAWVAVAWPADEPWLQIALHVGVGAGALVVGFVLFMLRAFGAGDAKLLAAIALWAGPALIVDLVLATAIAGGVLSMVIILGRRMADMFALEYRARALAAFFYRGRHTDAATGNDAAAEPAATEASAPRRPATISFERPIPYGIAIGFGAATVAYGLLTTFGAA, from the coding sequence ATGACCTTCCAATTCGAGTGGCTCGTCATCGCTGCCTTCGCCGGAATCGTGGCCTGGGCGGTGATCAACGACTGCCTGGCGTTCCGCATTCCGAACGTGGCCTGCGTTGCGCTGGTCGCGCTCTACCCGGCGTGGGTGGCCGTGGCGTGGCCGGCCGACGAGCCGTGGCTGCAGATCGCGCTGCACGTCGGCGTCGGCGCCGGTGCGCTGGTGGTCGGCTTCGTGCTGTTCATGCTGCGTGCCTTCGGCGCCGGCGACGCCAAGCTGCTGGCCGCGATCGCGCTGTGGGCCGGCCCGGCGCTGATCGTCGACCTGGTGCTGGCGACCGCCATCGCCGGCGGCGTGCTGTCGATGGTGATCATCCTCGGGCGGCGCATGGCCGACATGTTCGCGCTGGAATATCGCGCCCGGGCGCTGGCCGCCTTTTTCTATCGCGGACGCCACACCGATGCGGCGACCGGCAACGACGCTGCTGCCGAGCCGGCGGCGACCGAGGCGTCGGCGCCCCGCCGCCCGGCGACGATCAGCTTCGAGCGGCCGATCCCCTATGGCATCGCCATCGGTTTCGGAGCGGCCACCGTGGCTTACGGCTTGTTAACGACGTTCGGTGCAGCATAA
- a CDS encoding tetratricopeptide repeat protein, whose product MGYGRRVVQMIGGGMFAIGLSGCAGLDFDGWLDGAGSGSSEAARLVRMGDFTLSRGDQVTAIALYEQALAMDPDSTAALSRLGELQQQVGAGASAIDTYQAAADRSPNDPATLRRLGNALIAETRPEDALPYLQQALALADSPEVRGSLGVALDLIGQHRMAQENYRAGMASAPENINLANNLALSLALSGDYDAAVALASEVGQSALATPRHRQTLAMVLGLAGRDTEAAEVAARDMNATDVAANLDYYQLLRSIEPSSARAMAITGGIGAPQATTQVGFLVDSADDTGLILVAAVPH is encoded by the coding sequence ATGGGTTACGGACGGCGCGTTGTGCAGATGATCGGTGGCGGGATGTTCGCCATCGGGCTGAGTGGCTGTGCGGGCCTGGATTTCGACGGCTGGCTGGACGGCGCCGGATCGGGCAGCAGCGAGGCGGCCCGGCTGGTCCGCATGGGCGACTTCACGCTGTCGCGCGGCGACCAGGTCACCGCGATCGCGCTCTACGAGCAGGCGCTGGCCATGGACCCGGATTCGACCGCCGCCCTGTCGCGGCTGGGCGAACTGCAGCAGCAGGTCGGCGCCGGCGCGTCGGCGATCGACACCTATCAGGCGGCCGCCGACCGCAGCCCGAACGACCCGGCGACCTTGCGCCGGCTGGGCAATGCCCTGATCGCCGAGACCCGTCCGGAAGACGCGCTGCCCTATCTGCAGCAGGCCCTGGCGCTGGCCGACAGCCCCGAGGTGCGCGGCAGCCTGGGCGTGGCGCTCGACCTGATCGGCCAGCACCGGATGGCACAGGAGAACTACCGCGCCGGGATGGCGAGCGCGCCGGAGAACATCAACCTCGCCAACAACCTCGCGCTGTCGCTGGCCCTGTCGGGCGACTACGACGCCGCGGTTGCGCTGGCCAGCGAAGTGGGCCAGTCGGCGCTGGCGACACCGCGCCATCGCCAGACCCTGGCCATGGTGCTCGGCCTCGCCGGCCGCGACACCGAGGCCGCGGAAGTGGCTGCCCGCGACATGAACGCCACCGACGTCGCCGCCAACCTGGACTACTACCAGCTGCTGCGCAGCATCGAGCCGTCGTCCGCCCGGGCAATGGCCATCACCGGCGGCATCGGCGCGCCGCAGGCCACCACGCAGGTGGGCTTCCTGGTGGACTCCGCTGACGACACCGGCCTGATCCTGGTCGCCGCCGTTCCGCACTGA
- a CDS encoding CpaD family pilus assembly lipoprotein, with amino-acid sequence MQCTDMPRSGAVRRGAAVLAVLAAGLAPTACNWDQELQYGSHVAVLDPDRSSSAFGWYQTELSHAVRFAPGTPTADPVELVLLNQFIDDVGVETNDEVWAIAGGPMAQQRTAAVVEAFSLRGHRITPQIDPLATEGDVTVTIRRVVYAASACVADGYPMRDGGTSMPLGCANALNLQGMVARPEELMGGLATESVETQPAVSAITRYRNGNITPLMSSEGTSGD; translated from the coding sequence ATGCAGTGCACCGACATGCCGCGCTCCGGCGCAGTCCGCCGCGGCGCGGCCGTCCTGGCCGTGCTTGCCGCCGGGCTGGCCCCGACCGCCTGCAACTGGGACCAGGAACTGCAATACGGCTCGCACGTCGCCGTGCTTGACCCGGACCGGTCCAGCAGCGCGTTCGGCTGGTACCAGACCGAGCTGTCCCACGCCGTCCGCTTCGCGCCCGGCACGCCGACAGCCGATCCGGTCGAGCTGGTGCTGCTCAACCAGTTCATCGACGACGTCGGCGTCGAGACGAACGACGAAGTGTGGGCGATCGCCGGCGGCCCGATGGCGCAGCAGCGCACCGCCGCCGTGGTGGAAGCCTTCTCGCTGCGCGGCCACCGCATCACACCGCAGATCGACCCGCTGGCGACCGAGGGCGACGTGACCGTGACGATCCGCCGCGTCGTCTATGCCGCGTCGGCCTGCGTCGCCGACGGCTATCCGATGCGCGATGGCGGCACCTCGATGCCGCTCGGCTGCGCCAACGCGCTGAACCTGCAGGGCATGGTGGCGCGACCGGAGGAGCTGATGGGCGGCCTGGCCACCGAAAGCGTCGAAACCCAACCGGCCGTCAGCGCGATCACGCGCTACCGCAACGGCAACATCACGCCGCTCATGAGCAGCGAAGGCACCTCCGGAGACTAG
- a CDS encoding type II secretion system F family protein, which yields MLDMLGLDLEPEDIIVLAAGLSAVLAVFVLWAAFVPDNPLASRARRLMAHREALRQEAIRPRRRGTNEKTLSMMKSVVSRMKLARRLSSSNLNVRLLRAGIRSPEAQVKYLFYKLALPVGFIGFAVFVLYVGELYQVSSSTKMMITIGAGALGFFGPDIYLMNRQTKRKKELTKALPDGLDLLVICAEAGLHLDSALNRVAEEMAQRSVDLADELALAAVELSFLPERKMALDNLAMRTNLPAVRGLVNTLIQTEKYGTPLAQSLRVLSAELRHERLMRAEEKAARLPAILTVPMIIFILPPLFIVLLSPAVLQAIDTAKETFK from the coding sequence ATGCTGGACATGCTCGGCCTGGACCTGGAACCGGAGGACATCATCGTCCTCGCCGCCGGGCTGTCGGCGGTGCTGGCGGTGTTCGTGCTGTGGGCGGCGTTCGTGCCGGACAACCCGCTCGCCAGCCGCGCCCGCCGGTTGATGGCCCACCGCGAGGCGCTGCGGCAGGAGGCGATCCGCCCGCGCCGCCGCGGCACCAACGAAAAGACGCTGTCGATGATGAAGTCGGTGGTGTCGCGGATGAAGCTCGCGCGCCGGCTGTCGTCGTCCAACCTGAACGTGCGCCTGCTGCGTGCCGGCATCCGCAGCCCCGAGGCGCAGGTCAAATACCTGTTCTACAAGCTTGCGTTGCCGGTCGGCTTCATCGGCTTCGCGGTGTTCGTGCTCTACGTCGGCGAGCTCTACCAGGTCTCGTCGAGCACCAAGATGATGATCACCATCGGCGCCGGGGCGCTGGGCTTCTTCGGCCCCGACATCTACCTGATGAACCGGCAGACCAAGCGGAAGAAGGAGCTGACCAAGGCGCTGCCCGACGGGCTGGACCTGCTGGTGATCTGCGCCGAGGCCGGCCTGCACCTGGACAGCGCGCTGAACCGCGTGGCCGAGGAAATGGCCCAGCGCTCGGTCGACCTCGCGGACGAGCTGGCGCTGGCGGCGGTCGAGCTGAGCTTCCTGCCCGAGCGCAAGATGGCGCTCGACAACCTGGCGATGCGCACCAACCTGCCGGCGGTGCGCGGACTGGTCAACACGCTGATCCAGACCGAGAAATACGGCACGCCGCTGGCCCAGTCGCTGCGCGTGCTGTCGGCCGAGCTGCGCCACGAGCGGCTGATGCGGGCGGAGGAGAAGGCGGCCCGGCTGCCGGCCATCCTGACCGTGCCGATGATCATCTTCATCCTGCCGCCGCTGTTCATCGTGCTGCTGTCGCCGGCGGTGCTGCAGGCGATCGACACGGCCAAGGAAACCTTCAAATGA
- the cpaB gene encoding Flp pilus assembly protein CpaB, whose protein sequence is MRVAILGLLALLVGGATIFLAKNWLANERANNTAQTAAPQVPTTMVLVAATDMEPSHFVKEEDLRWQPWPDDNLAEAYILQDEGVPADFIGTVVRTAIGAGDPITASRVVRPGDRGFLAAVLSAGMRAVSVPVNETSGIAGLIFPGDHVDVILTHSVRQDTSAGVQMRQVSETVLTNVRVLAIDQNVSVESSAAAVGDTATLEVTPQEAEKVSVMMQIGRLSLSLRSLAEGESAPALSGNTYTTDTDVSSWIELPSEEVQAAPQREEPAPQITIVRGGRTSTSQTAQPAVAPQQEQSGEESTQQPGEAQSSAPENTLQ, encoded by the coding sequence ATGCGCGTAGCAATCCTGGGACTGTTGGCCTTGCTGGTTGGCGGCGCCACGATCTTCCTGGCGAAGAACTGGCTGGCCAACGAGCGCGCCAACAACACCGCGCAGACCGCCGCACCGCAGGTGCCGACGACCATGGTGCTCGTCGCCGCCACCGACATGGAGCCGAGCCACTTCGTCAAGGAAGAGGACCTGCGTTGGCAGCCCTGGCCCGACGACAACCTGGCCGAAGCCTATATCCTCCAGGACGAGGGCGTCCCGGCCGACTTCATCGGCACCGTGGTGCGCACCGCCATCGGCGCCGGCGACCCGATCACCGCCTCGCGCGTCGTGCGCCCGGGCGACCGCGGCTTCCTCGCCGCGGTGCTCTCGGCCGGCATGCGCGCGGTTTCCGTGCCGGTGAACGAGACCTCCGGCATCGCCGGGCTGATCTTCCCGGGCGACCATGTCGACGTGATCCTGACCCATTCGGTCCGCCAGGACACATCGGCCGGCGTGCAGATGCGCCAGGTCAGCGAAACCGTGCTGACCAACGTGCGGGTCCTGGCCATCGACCAGAACGTCTCCGTCGAGAGCAGCGCGGCCGCGGTCGGCGACACCGCCACGCTGGAGGTGACCCCGCAGGAGGCCGAGAAGGTCTCGGTGATGATGCAGATCGGCCGCCTGTCGCTCAGCCTGCGCAGCCTGGCCGAAGGCGAATCCGCGCCGGCGCTGTCCGGCAACACCTATACGACCGATACGGATGTCTCGAGCTGGATCGAGCTTCCGAGCGAGGAGGTGCAGGCAGCGCCTCAGCGGGAAGAGCCGGCGCCGCAGATCACCATCGTGCGCGGCGGCCGCACCAGCACCTCACAAACCGCACAACCGGCCGTCGCTCCGCAGCAGGAGCAGTCCGGCGAAGAAAGCACTCAGCAGCCAGGCGAGGCTCAGTCGAGCGCCCCCGAGAACACACTGCAATAG
- the rpmI gene encoding 50S ribosomal protein L35: MPKMKSKSGAKKRFSFTASGKIRHAVAYKRHNLRKRSKKMKRQSRGTEIMAAVDAQFARRFLPYGG, translated from the coding sequence ATGCCCAAGATGAAGTCGAAGAGCGGCGCCAAGAAGCGCTTCAGCTTCACCGCGTCCGGCAAGATCCGGCACGCGGTCGCCTACAAGCGTCACAACCTGCGCAAGCGCAGCAAGAAAATGAAGCGGCAGTCGCGCGGCACCGAGATCATGGCCGCCGTCGATGCCCAGTTCGCGCGGCGGTTCCTGCCCTACGGCGGTTGA
- a CDS encoding type II and III secretion system protein family protein yields MSRISSSPLRTLCAAACAAFSLALSFSPAARAVERVVSNTTSVAVEISKGELYKLDSPAATVFIADPNIADVQVMSATLIYIYGITPGDTNLYAVGANDQIIANMQIHVVPNITRLDQAIDQVAPDSTVQVSAVQDSLVITGAVNSAVEAADLQVLANQFVGEGGQVINRARVDGPNQVNLRVRFVEARREDIRQLGINWETLLNPRGIVFGLLNGADFISDNAQTGVRTITQTGTGGFNVLAGLNRGSQDINVLIDALDGEGLVSILAEPNLTAVSGETASFLAGGEFPIPVSQDNDIAIEYQKFGVSLEFTATILGDNRISMRVRPEVSEISNEGGIEINGFDVPVLITRRAETTVEMGSGQTFAIAGLFQSRTSNSVNVLPIMGDLPIIGALFRSEDYQRNESELVILLTPYLVEPPVNRPLSTPIDPYAGVADMGQPMASGPALAPAAGPSNAGASVGGFILQ; encoded by the coding sequence ATGAGCCGCATTTCCAGCAGCCCGCTGCGCACGCTGTGCGCCGCCGCCTGCGCCGCCTTCAGCCTGGCCCTGTCGTTCTCCCCGGCCGCCCGGGCGGTGGAGCGCGTCGTGTCGAACACGACCAGTGTCGCCGTCGAGATCAGCAAGGGCGAGCTCTACAAGCTCGATTCCCCGGCGGCGACCGTGTTCATCGCCGATCCGAACATCGCCGACGTTCAGGTGATGTCGGCCACGCTGATCTACATCTACGGAATCACGCCGGGCGACACCAACCTCTACGCGGTGGGCGCCAACGACCAGATCATCGCCAACATGCAGATCCACGTGGTGCCCAACATCACGCGGCTGGACCAGGCGATCGACCAGGTCGCGCCGGACAGCACGGTGCAGGTCAGCGCGGTGCAGGACAGCCTGGTCATCACCGGCGCGGTCAATTCCGCGGTCGAGGCGGCCGACCTGCAGGTGCTGGCCAACCAGTTCGTCGGCGAGGGCGGCCAGGTGATCAACCGCGCCCGGGTGGACGGCCCGAACCAGGTGAACCTGCGGGTGCGCTTCGTCGAGGCGCGGCGCGAGGACATCCGCCAGCTCGGCATCAACTGGGAGACGCTGCTGAACCCGCGCGGCATCGTGTTCGGCCTGCTCAACGGCGCCGACTTCATCAGCGACAACGCCCAGACCGGCGTGCGCACGATCACCCAGACCGGCACCGGCGGCTTCAACGTGCTGGCCGGCCTCAACCGCGGTTCGCAGGACATCAACGTCCTGATCGACGCGCTCGACGGCGAGGGCCTGGTCTCGATCCTGGCCGAGCCGAACCTGACCGCCGTGTCGGGCGAGACGGCGAGCTTCCTGGCCGGCGGCGAGTTCCCGATCCCGGTCAGCCAGGACAACGACATCGCCATCGAGTATCAGAAGTTCGGCGTGTCGCTGGAGTTCACCGCGACGATCCTGGGCGACAACCGGATCAGCATGCGGGTGCGGCCCGAGGTCAGCGAGATCTCCAACGAGGGCGGCATCGAGATCAACGGTTTCGACGTGCCGGTGCTGATCACCCGTCGTGCCGAGACCACGGTGGAAATGGGCAGCGGCCAGACCTTCGCCATCGCCGGCCTGTTCCAGTCGCGCACCTCGAACTCGGTCAACGTGCTGCCGATCATGGGCGACCTGCCGATCATCGGCGCGCTGTTCCGCTCCGAGGACTACCAGCGCAACGAATCCGAGCTGGTGATCCTGCTGACGCCCTATCTGGTCGAGCCGCCGGTGAACCGGCCGTTGTCCACCCCGATCGACCCCTATGCCGGCGTCGCCGACATGGGCCAGCCGATGGCCTCCGGCCCGGCGCTGGCGCCGGCGGCCGGCCCGTCCAACGCCGGCGCTTCGGTCGGCGGGTTCATCCTGCAGTAG
- a CDS encoding Flp family type IVb pilin, translated as MTRLLKRFLTQDEGATAIEYGLIAALVSVAAITALGSMGDSLDTLFTTVSGELDTAVGGVGGEGGGE; from the coding sequence ATGACCCGTCTGCTCAAGCGGTTCCTCACCCAGGACGAAGGAGCCACCGCGATCGAATACGGCCTGATCGCCGCCCTCGTGTCGGTCGCGGCCATCACGGCGCTGGGCTCCATGGGCGATTCGCTCGACACCCTGTTCACCACCGTCTCCGGCGAGCTCGACACCGCGGTCGGCGGCGTCGGCGGCGAAGGCGGCGGCGAGTAA
- a CDS encoding pilus assembly protein CpaE → MSLAEQIPDATPRKNVRSPVLAFICDEATLEAVARVVPGGRRGVEVCEGGIETAIRVLGPERSPDLLILDISETSSPVEDINAVREQIDRSTTIIAIGEQNDVTLYRALTGAGVNDYLVKPVTSADLRRALLTASNETRPETSESPRGRVVVVVGTRGGVGASTIAVNIAWLSANEHDARTVLVDLDLHFGTAALALDLEPGHGLRDALCNPDRIDGLFVASALVHDGENLFVLGGEEPIEEHVPLRADALSFLMAELQQGFETVVVDMPRNVLSGDPSMLAGAHAVAIVTDLSLAGLRDAVRIRNTVRKAAPEAQIQFIVNRAGLHRRAEMSEADFERNLEDKIAYIVPEDAKAAANAAGGKPLAEANKHGKAAGMLRDIASGLRGAAPKKKGKLGLLGGLMQKKPK, encoded by the coding sequence ATGAGCCTGGCCGAACAGATTCCCGACGCGACGCCGCGCAAGAACGTGCGGTCGCCGGTGCTCGCCTTCATCTGCGATGAGGCGACGCTGGAGGCTGTCGCCCGCGTCGTGCCCGGCGGCCGCCGGGGCGTCGAGGTCTGCGAGGGCGGCATCGAGACCGCCATCAGGGTGCTGGGCCCGGAACGCTCGCCCGACCTGCTGATCCTCGACATCTCGGAGACCTCGTCGCCGGTCGAGGACATCAACGCGGTGCGCGAGCAGATCGACCGGTCGACGACGATCATCGCGATCGGCGAGCAGAACGACGTCACCCTGTACCGCGCGCTGACCGGCGCCGGAGTGAACGACTACCTGGTCAAGCCGGTGACCAGCGCCGACCTGCGCCGCGCGCTGCTGACCGCCAGCAACGAGACCAGGCCGGAGACCAGCGAGTCCCCGCGCGGCCGTGTGGTCGTGGTGGTGGGCACCCGCGGCGGCGTCGGCGCCAGCACCATCGCGGTCAACATCGCCTGGCTCAGCGCCAACGAGCACGACGCGCGCACCGTCCTGGTCGACCTCGACCTGCATTTCGGCACCGCGGCCCTGGCGCTCGACCTGGAGCCGGGTCACGGCCTGCGCGACGCCCTGTGCAACCCCGACCGGATCGACGGCCTGTTCGTGGCCAGCGCGCTGGTGCACGACGGCGAGAACCTGTTCGTGCTTGGCGGCGAGGAGCCGATCGAGGAGCATGTGCCGCTGCGTGCCGATGCGCTGTCGTTCCTGATGGCCGAACTGCAGCAGGGCTTCGAGACGGTGGTCGTCGACATGCCGCGCAACGTGCTGAGCGGCGACCCGTCGATGCTGGCCGGCGCCCATGCGGTGGCCATCGTCACCGACCTGTCGCTGGCCGGCTTGCGCGATGCCGTGCGCATCCGCAACACGGTGCGCAAGGCCGCGCCGGAGGCGCAGATCCAGTTCATCGTCAACCGGGCCGGCCTGCACCGCAGGGCCGAGATGTCCGAAGCCGACTTCGAGCGGAACCTCGAGGACAAGATCGCCTACATCGTGCCCGAGGATGCAAAGGCCGCGGCCAACGCGGCCGGCGGTAAGCCGCTGGCGGAGGCGAACAAGCACGGCAAGGCCGCCGGCATGCTGCGCGACATCGCCAGCGGGCTGCGCGGCGCCGCGCCGAAAAAGAAGGGCAAGCTGGGGCTGTTGGGCGGGCTGATGCAGAAGAAGCCGAAATAG